From Triticum aestivum cultivar Chinese Spring chromosome 7B, IWGSC CS RefSeq v2.1, whole genome shotgun sequence:
ATCCGCAAGTACCAGAAGAGCACGGAGCTGCTGATCCGCAAGCTGCCATTCCAACGCCTGGTGCGGGAGATCGCACAGGACTTCAAGACGGACCTCCGGTTCCAGAGCCACGCCGTGCTGGCGCTCCAGGAGGCCGCCGAGGCGTACCTCGTCGGGCTCTTCGAGGACACCAACCTCTGCGCCATCCACGCCAAGCGCGTCACcatcatgcccaaggacatccaGCTCGCCCGCCGCATCCGAGGGGAGCGCGCCTAGATCAGGCTTAGCAACTTCCGTCGCGGGATTGCTGCAATGTAGCTGTCCGTTCGTTGCCTCTGGTTTCAGATCGTGTTAGCAATAGGCAATAGGCGACTTCTATTCTGTTGTAAAAAAAGAATTCTGGTTGGTTACATTGTTACAATGACTCGTCTTTCCATATGGTTTGTTTGTGCTAAAATTGCAAACAAATGCTTGTGAGTTGTGACCATTATCGTTTCCAAGGAAGTGCTGAGTTTCAGCCTCATGTTCTTTGATCCTGGTGAACTTTGCTGCTGCACTGTATATTATTTGTTCTTCACAGTTTTGTTGCTGTGGCGCCGTTTGGCCTTGGGATTGAAGTTTCGCGGCGGCggagatttttttttattttggtgccCACGTGGAACATGGTTGTTATGCTGATCTTGTAACAGCGCGAAGATTTGTTGGTTTTCTTGAGCAGTTCTGTAACTGATCGCTTCAGTAATAATTTGGAGAATTCGAGATTTTACCTTAGTTGGACAACTGAGACACAACAATTCTGTTTGTATCCCATCATTTTTAGAGTGGACACTCTAAATATCCTTACTAGGTTTTATTGATTATGTTATGCCTCCCATCACTTAAAACCTCCAGTCCCTGCCTCCAACTATCCTTGAAATTCTGCCTTTTATATGGTCGCGTACTCTCGAAAAGAGAAGTTAGTTGAGGAGCCAAAACTAAGGCGGATGGCTGTGGAAGGTGTGGCGATTGCGGTCGAATTACTTGAAACGGAATAAAAAATCCAGGGTGTTGCACCTGTGGTTGCAACATTGGACCATAAATTCGACCTAGAGCTACATTTTCTCTCATTGCTCCATTCGATGCATTCCCTAATACCTTCCATTCCTAATTAGCCTCTCAATgtcgcatcaagatgcattttgtAACTGTACCAAGGTTCACATTGGTGAAGAAGCAGAGCTACGCAACGACTTCTGTTGATGATAGGTCACGACAAATTTATAGGGTACCTCGCTATCTGGCTTCACCAACCCTCTTTTAAGAAGAGTGAAGTCTATTTTAAACTCTAAGGTTGTAGATCGTGACGCAAATAAACCCTCACATCTAAATCTTTGAAGTTGGTACTCTATAGGCCTATACTCCTCGATCCCAGTAAAATTAAACCTTGAATCTGTTTGGCGCACCGGGAAAATAACGATCACGGCCGAGACCACTCTCCACAGTCACTGACTAGCCGAGTCCATATGTCATATCATCTTTCATCTCCTAATCTCTCTATTTCTCCTAGCAACCGACGCTCGCTTCGTGTAGCCATCAACTCATGCTCGTTTGTTCTAGGAGAAGCGATTTGTATACATGTGTGAGCGGAATCATTCGTCAGGGGTGTTACCATGGTCTCATTCATTCAACATTAATGGTTTCGTCTTTGGCGAGCTACCTTGGAGGCCCACAAAGCAGCACATCAGCGATGAAGCCATGTCGACCTCGGGtatggaggtgatccgtcattttttttgtttgatggctgctgtggtggtgccgggGGCAGGTGATAGATGTAGATGTCAAGCTCATATGATTTTCCAGTCTTGTTTGTAATTTTACTTGTTGGCTGGTGTTTCTTTGTGCAAAGACTGATTTCTGCTTTCTCATTAGTTTTGTCAGGTTGATACGTACTTTGATCCTTATGATATACTCCAtctgtttttaaatataagtctttttagagattttaatataaactacatacgaatgtatatataCGTCTTTTgaagtgcagattcactcattttgctctgtatgtagtctatcGAAATCTCTAAatggacttatatttagaaatggacgGAGTAAAGGAGACACGTATCACCATGAAAAAACCTCTCTTAAGGAAAGTGATGTTGTTGTTTATTCGATCAATTTCTGCAACTGTACCGTTGCTAGTTGCTACAAGTAGTAATTGACATTATTGGCAACATACACTGTTCCAATAACTAGACTTTGTTTTATATAAAAGCGAAGTAAATCTAAGGCTAAACAGGTTCAACAACTACATGGTTTGATTAGCACAATTGTTTTTTTATATCCGACACCTGCAAACCCTACATGTTTACATCTGAAACTCTGCCATCATATCATAAGTGATACCACCCTTTGGATAAACTACGACACGACATGGTGAGATCTTGGTGGGATGGGGTCCTCACCAACAATGTGCAGCCGAGGAAAGCCTTGGCCTCCTTACTTCATCTTGTAGGCTGGGAGATTTGGAAGGAACAAAATGCACGCGTGTTCAGGACCAAGGCGGCGCCTGTGGCAGTGATCGTGGGAACAATTAAAGAGGAGGCGTCTATCTGGGCTCTGGCGGGCGCTAGGCATTTGTGTAATTTGATGTCGTGAGAGTAGACCTTTGTCTCTTTTCCACTTTGGCGGGGCTGTAGTGCCGGAAAAACTTACTCTTCTACTTATTCAATGAAAATGgaaaatcttttgccttgtttcaaaagtAAACCCATCGGTAAATATGCATCCTAAGAGTGAGCGGGCAACTTAGGGTTTCACCACTAGTAAAGCTGTTCGACAACTACATGCTTTGATCTGACTGGTTGCTTCTCTAACCAAATGGTCAGAGTGCCTGCAACCATACACGAGAACTTTGTAAAACCATAAATTCGCTAGTAAATCTGAATGGAAGCGAGTGCAGATCATTTCTCTATGGTTTCTCAAGAGGGAGCCTCTATTTGACAAAGAGCAGTGCTATACAGATGATATTTCTTGGACGAATTTTGCATGATGTAGCAGATCGAACCGTCTGTGAGGTGGACTGAATCATTTTTGAGATCGACCAATGGATGCAGCATCGTGCGAATTTTGTGCAAGGAATCATCGTGTGTATAGTACTTCCGTTGGACAAATAACATTTTGTACCGATCAATCAGCTGTTCTTTTCCTTTTCAATAAACAAAAATATAAACTACAAAATACAAAATATAAGAGAAAAATGAAAACAGAAATTTTCTAAAGAAAAATCAAATGAGGGCATTGGTGTTACCTTAAAAGAAgaaacattttttaattttttatggaAAGTTTTGTACAGAAATTACAAAATTTCGCAGTATGTATTACTCCAGTACGTCCTAACTAGGACAACCAATGATCAACCATAATTTTCCTTTCCGAGAACAGTTTGGCCACGAATGTGACTATTTACTATCTTACTAAATCTGATTCTGCCATTTTAGCATCACCGTGTCCGTGTGCTAGGTCCACGGCAAAATTAAGGCAAACAGCAAAATGAAGAAGACAGAAAATGAACTCAGGTAACGCAACAAATTTGGAGGAGGCTGTCGAGGTGTGTGCTTGATCACTGCAGCAAACGTTCAACGGATTAATCAAATCCATCGCACTAGTGACCTCCTGCACCGTGGATATGGCCGAAGGAGATACGGGTGCTACAACCAATTGTCTCCTTGCTGCATTccctaagggcatcttcaatgggGAGGCGCTTATTTAGACGCTTAGGCAATAAGAAGAATTAATTAAAGAAGTGGCATCGCTGTAGGAGTCCGTCTCCTCAACGCATGGGCGCTTGGTCGAGCGCTAATGCAATGGGTTTCTCGTAGAAAAAAAGGGACAGCACTAAACAGCTCagaggaaagaaaaaaaaacgaaGCGCCCGATGGCAGCCCTGGCATCGACGCTAGCAGTAATCCCTGGATCGACCAGGATTGGAGCATAACGGCCAGGAAGTGAATCCTAGCGCCTGTCATTAGCGCCGGCGTTGTACATGCCCTAACGCCTCCCATTCCTAGTTAGCCTATTGATGCACGAAGCTCTGTTTTTGAACTGTACCAGGATTCGGTCTGtcactgccgaagaagctgcacaACGACTTGCGTTGATGCTAGATCACTACTTGTGAACATAACCGGCGGATGAGACTTTTAACCTAACCTAATCAAAATCTTTCTTTTGTTTGAGATTTGTAAGACTTTTTGAAACCTTGTTTTGAACCTGAATTTTTAATAATATGGTTGTATGCATCAAGAGATACAGAGGCCGAGGTATTCATCCCTTTCgaaaaaaagtactccctccgtcccataatataagaacatttttgacgcTATACTAATATAAAAAacattcttatataatgggacagagGTAGTAATATATAGGGGTATATGCCTATCTCTCTTCACCACCTTCTTTAAGCAACGCAATGTCGACGTTTATTTGTTCGATTCTCCAACTGTACTATGGCTGAAAACAACAATTGACGTTATTGACGACATACATTGTTGGTTGGCTGGTTACAATAGCTATCCCCGCTGGTGTCGGTGTTCCGGCTGGCGTAGAAGGACCAAAGCTACAATTCTGGCTCCTTGACGAGCACAAGCACGCGAAGGGGCAAATCACCGGCGAGCAGGCGAACGACGAGGCTATTACCGGCATGGTCACGGAGGATCATGGTTTCCAGAATGAGCAACGGGCGTTGTACCCATCCATGAGCAATGTTTGCGATCTGCCACGAGCGATGGCGTCAGCGCGTCCTGCGGGCTGAGAGTGACTCCATGTTCACAGAGATCAATGCATTGGTGGTCGAAGAGGAGGTGTAGGCGACCGTGGACGGTGTTAGCTCCGTGTCGGTCGTGCCACCACCATTGTTCACGCCAAACCGTCATGACCAGGATGCAAGCCCATCAAGTCTGACACCGTCGACTTGGCGGACTCAAGCGATGAAGAGCAGCACATGGGACACAACCATGGCTTGGGTAGACCACTCTTATTCTTTCCCTCCTGCAGTTACACTGCCGGTGAGTTTGACGGAAATGGAGAAGACATTACGTGAGACAAAGACTCGACCACGTCCGACAATTATTTAGATTATGTTAAAAAGTCTCATCCGCTTTTGTTTAAttaaaatatgtcaaaaatgtaatCAATTTGGTCCGGTTTAAATTAAAATTAACCGGTTTTCATGAAATTTATtctttttgtttaaatttgatttAAAATATATATGGACATGGTTGAATAGCCGGCTTCTGCATTATTGTGTACAGACACGTTCACACAGATATGGTGATCGTTTTAGGTGTCCGTGTTGAAGATTGCCTAACAAGGCTCTGTTTCTTTAACTGAAAGAGGGTGCTTAGGAAAAATGAGCGCAGAGCAAACGGAGATTTTCGATTAGCGAATGTCTTTGCGGTGGGCAAAGTCCAACTCCATGTCGATCACCCCTCGGCCGACTAGCCGAAAGCAGCTAGGCGATTCCCATCCCGTGCATAATGCGTGTACGAACATAATTGTATGCTCGATCGAGAAGAAATTCATGAGCAGAAAAAGTATACCAGCACGTCGTGAATATGTCCTTGCtaactacttcctccgttcggaaATAGATGACACAATTTTATattaactttaatacaaagttagtataaagttgaatcATTTATTTTGGAATGGAAGAAGTACTTGCCATGCGTATAAATTCAGGCGTGCTGTGAGCAGGGGAAGGGCATCGAGACACAGAGCCGAGCAGAGTATAGATAAGCTTGCTAGCTCATGGGAGGAATGGCGGCTGAGCAGGAGGCACCGGCGCCGACACGATCTCCGCACACCTACACCATAGGCTACGCGCTGCAGCCCGACAAGCTGGACACCGTCATCCAGCCGCCGCTCGTCGCCATGGCAGCCGAGCGCGGCATGCGGCTCCTCGCCGTCGACCCCTCCCACTCTCTCGTCGACCAGGGACCCTTCCACCTCCTCATCCACAAGCTGTACGACGAGTCATGGCGTGCACAGCTGGAGGCCTTCTCCGCGGCCCACCCCACCGTCCCCGTCGTCGACCCTCCCGCCGCCATCGGCCACCTGCTCGACCGCGGCTCCATGCTCGACGTCGTCTCCGAGCTCAACGCCCCCGTCCATGTGGGCTCCATGCTCGAATATGCGTGGACTTCTTCTTTAAGGTGAAAACCTTGAAATCTGGCCTCcggtggttggatccggtgacgacGACGCTTGAGCGTCGCTTCTTTTCTAAAAGCGTTGTTGTTGAAGAACATCATTATCAATGTGGTGTCAAAAGATTGTCGGCGTGGATACAATTGTTGTTGTAGTTTGCCGATTGTTATTTTGTTTGCTCTTTTTTTCTCTCGCTTAGGCATAGTTTAAGTAAATTGCAAAAATCCATCACAATTGGGGACGCTAATTTAGAAAACCACcaccttttgttttatttttaaaaatcaTCTGGTATTCAGTAATCATTTTGCAAAAAACATTGATAGTATGTTTTACAACGTTAAGGCTAGATCTATCAAAACAACCCTGATCTCTCTCATCCGGTAGTCGGCTGACCAAGGTGCTGGTGGTGGCCAACACCATCGGGAAGACAGAGCCGATTTGCAGCCGCCGTGGCGTGGACATTGCAAAGGCGGCGGCGGGCAGCGTCGAGCTGCGGGAGGTGGAGGAGGGGAAGAGGCGCCGGACACGGGCGGGGACGCCCACCAGCAGTCTGCGGCGGTGGACGAGCCATGGATTCAGCCGTAGGTTCGCTCGATGCTGCTCCTGAGCGCCAGATCTAGCGGCAGCCAGCGTCGCTGCCTCCTCTCTCCCCCCACCCAGCCGACGCCGCGACCGATGGCACCCTGAGTCACCGCCACCCCTTCCGACGCCGGCGGATCCAGGGGCGCAGTGAGGTAAGGGAGTGGCGGATCCCGGGGCGCAGCGACGCCGGCGCGCGGTCGCCGGAACACTTGTGTGCGGGGTAGGACACATCCAGCGGCGGTGGAGGTCAGCACCCCAATGGCGACCCCGTGTGCATCCCGCTGGTGTAGCCTGTGGCGAttgaggaagaaggggaggaggGACCGGCATCGATCGGCCGGTGAAGGTATGAGGTCGGCGCTCGCTGGAGCTGGAGGGCCTCTGCTGCTCGCCGTTGACCTCGCCGGGCAGCGGCGTCCATTTTTGCGTGATACACAGGAGACACATACGGGTGGCCCACTTCTTCTAAGTAGGTGAACGCTGTCAAGTTTCTTTTGCCACATCAGCACTTACGGTGGGCCACATCCGTCAGAAATGATTCAACGTGCATTTAGTAACAGAT
This genomic window contains:
- the LOC123157145 gene encoding histone H3.3 → MARTKQTARKSTGGKAPRKQLATKAARKSAPTTGGVKKPHRYRPGTVALREIRKYQKSTELLIRKLPFQRLVREIAQDFKTDLRFQSHAVLALQEAAEAYLVGLFEDTNLCAIHAKRVTIMPKDIQLARRIRGERA